One genomic window of Arachis hypogaea cultivar Tifrunner chromosome 8, arahy.Tifrunner.gnm2.J5K5, whole genome shotgun sequence includes the following:
- the LOC112707199 gene encoding trihelix transcription factor ENAP2, producing the protein MGSPAEAPSPDAAPASSPPPPPPPTTTRPSPFPGREDCWSEEATSTLIDAWGSRYLSLSRGSLRQNHWQEVAAAVNAAHGHDPRHRRTDVQCKNRIDTLKKKYKVERARVSDSTAGDDDGDGRVYSGTWSFFHRIDSLIGDTYPLKKQSPPVKSSPRLKSPPAAKPSPPPWTVTPVGPRSGTKKRPAPMSSDDTYFRRKFSAFAAAAVAAAAAESEDSKGSSEKRRRVTKNDEEWEIGYRELAHAIEKVGEIYERVEAAKRKQMVELEKQRMQFAKDLECQRLKLFMETQLHIHKINNHSSNDAADSFS; encoded by the coding sequence ATGGGATCCCCCGCCGAAGCACCATCTCCTGATGCCGCACCCGCAtcatctcctcctcctcctccgccgCCGACGACGACTCGGCCCTCACCGTTCCCCGGACGGGAAGACTGCTGGTCGGAGGAGGCCACCTCCACCCTCATCGACGCATGGGGTTCCCGTTACCTCTCCCTCAGCCGCGGCAGTCTCCGCCAAAATCACTGGCAGGAAGTCGCCGCTGCCGTCAACGCCGCCCACGGCCACGACCCGAGACACCGCCGCACCGATGTCCAGTGCAAGAACCGCATCGATACCCTCAAAAAGAAGTACAAGGTCGAGAGGGCTAGGGTTTCCGATTCCACCGCCGGCGACGATGACGGCGACGGACGCGTATACTCCGGCACATGGTCTTTCTTCCACCGCATCGATTCTCTCATCGGAGACACGTATCCTTTGAAAAAGCAGTCCCCGCCGGTGAAATCCTCCCCTCGCCTTAAATCCCCTCCGGCGGCGAAGCCTTCGCCGCCGCCGTGGACGGTGACTCCGGTAGGTCCCCGATCCGGAACAAAGAAGCGACCTGCGCCGATGAGTTCCGATGACACTTATTTTCGCCGGAAGTTCTCGGCTTTTGCGGCCGCCGCGGTGGCGGCGGCTGCGGCTGAGAGTGAAGATTCAAAGGGGAGCAGCGAGAAGAGGAGAAGGGTAACAAAAAACGATGAAGAATGGGAAATTGGGTACCGAGAATTGGCACATGCTATTGAGAAAGTTGGTGAGATATATGAGAGAGTTGAAGCGGCGAAGAGGAAGCAAATGGTTGAGTTGGAGAAACAAAGGATGCAGTTTGCTAAGGATTTGGAGTGTCAGAGGTTGAAGCTGTTCATGGAGACTCAGCTTCACATACACAAGATCAATAATCACTCTTCTAATGATGCTGCTG